A genomic window from Variovorax paradoxus includes:
- the gatA gene encoding Asp-tRNA(Asn)/Glu-tRNA(Gln) amidotransferase subunit GatA — protein sequence MSSGELHQMSVVALAKALAERKVSAVEASQVFLGRMKAHESLGTFVTVNEEVTLAQARAADALIATGNAPALAGVPIAHKDIFATADFATTAGSKMLAGYRSPFDATVVKRLAEAGAVTLGKLSCDEFAMGSANENIAVPAVGHDKAVPVQNPWNRERIPGGSSGASAAAVAARLAPAATGTDTGGSIRQPASFCGVTGIKPTYGRASRYGMVAFASSLDQAGPMARSAEDCALLLSAFCGPDLDRDSTSLDKPAENFGRSLNDSLEGLRIGVPKEFFGEGVAPGVRAAIDAALAQYEKLGAKRVEVTLPRTELSIPVYYIIAAAEASSNLSRFDGVKFGHRAKQYKDLSDMYERTRAEGFGDEVKRRIMIGTYVLSHGYYDAYYLQAQKVRRMIADDFQQAFRQCDVIAGPAAPTTAWKLGEHGDDPVADYLADIFTLPASLAGLPGMSVPAGFDGGMPVGLQLIGNYFGEAKLLNAAHRFQQATDWHARTPEGF from the coding sequence ATGAGCAGCGGTGAATTGCACCAGATGAGCGTGGTCGCGCTGGCCAAGGCATTGGCCGAGCGCAAGGTCTCGGCCGTCGAGGCCTCGCAGGTTTTTCTCGGCCGCATGAAGGCGCACGAGTCGCTCGGCACCTTCGTAACCGTCAATGAAGAAGTCACGCTGGCCCAGGCCCGCGCCGCTGACGCACTGATTGCCACCGGCAACGCACCGGCGCTGGCCGGCGTGCCGATCGCGCACAAGGACATCTTCGCCACCGCCGATTTCGCCACCACCGCCGGCTCGAAGATGCTCGCGGGCTACCGCTCGCCTTTCGACGCCACCGTGGTCAAGCGCCTGGCCGAGGCCGGCGCGGTCACGCTCGGCAAGCTCAGCTGCGACGAGTTCGCCATGGGCTCCGCCAACGAGAACATCGCCGTGCCCGCCGTGGGCCACGACAAGGCCGTGCCCGTGCAGAACCCCTGGAACCGCGAACGCATTCCGGGCGGCTCTTCGGGCGCCAGCGCGGCTGCAGTCGCGGCACGTCTGGCCCCCGCGGCCACCGGCACCGACACCGGCGGCTCGATCCGCCAGCCCGCGTCGTTCTGCGGTGTGACCGGCATCAAGCCCACCTACGGCCGCGCCTCGCGCTATGGCATGGTGGCCTTTGCGTCGAGCCTCGACCAGGCCGGCCCGATGGCCCGCTCGGCCGAAGACTGCGCGCTGCTGCTGTCGGCTTTCTGCGGCCCCGATCTCGACCGCGATTCGACCTCGCTCGACAAGCCCGCCGAGAACTTCGGCCGCTCGCTGAACGACTCGCTCGAAGGCCTGCGCATCGGCGTGCCGAAGGAGTTCTTCGGCGAAGGCGTGGCGCCCGGCGTGCGCGCGGCCATCGACGCGGCGCTCGCGCAGTACGAGAAGCTCGGCGCCAAGCGCGTCGAGGTCACGCTGCCGCGCACCGAACTGTCGATTCCCGTGTACTACATCATTGCCGCGGCCGAGGCCTCGAGCAACCTGAGCCGCTTCGACGGCGTGAAATTCGGCCACCGCGCGAAACAGTACAAGGACCTGTCCGACATGTACGAACGCACGCGCGCCGAAGGCTTCGGCGACGAAGTCAAGCGCCGCATCATGATCGGCACCTACGTGCTTTCGCACGGCTACTACGACGCCTACTACCTGCAGGCGCAAAAAGTGCGCCGCATGATCGCCGACGACTTCCAGCAGGCCTTCAGGCAGTGCGACGTGATCGCCGGCCCCGCCGCGCCCACCACCGCGTGGAAGCTCGGCGAACATGGCGACGACCCCGTGGCCGACTACCTCGCCGACATCTTCACGCTGCCCGCCTCGCTGGCCGGCCTGCCCGGCATGAGCGTGCCCGCAGGCTTCGACGGCGGCATGCCCGTGGGCCTGCAGCTGATCGGCAACTACTTCGGCGAAGCGAAGCTGCTCAACGCGGCGCACCGCTTCCAGCAGGCCACCGACTGGCACGCGCGCACACCGGAGGGCTTTTGA
- a CDS encoding ABC transporter substrate-binding protein yields MFFPVSRRAAVVAVSAALGASLAALPVREARAQQLTPIKFVLDWKLQGIHAWYYLAEDRGYFAAEKLAVTIDQGDGSAAAVTKVMAGAYDAGFGDVNAVIQNAAAKPGAAPVMVYMVYNRAPFALIVKAGSPIRTLKDLEGRTLGSPAGGAAQRMFPLMAARNGVDAGKVKWTSMAPNLQEQMLLKDHVEGSAVFSVTSYMNLVAQGVDPDKDIRWFHYGDHGVDLYGNGVLVSRQLLRDKPQAVAGLVRAVNKAVRDTVADPDAAIAALMKREPLLNQALEKRRLLYTLRTVMLTPEVGTGGIGDVNDERMTRAIGQVKEAFELANAPTAGEVFDRRFLPPLAERKIAAP; encoded by the coding sequence ATGTTCTTTCCAGTATCCCGCCGCGCAGCGGTCGTCGCGGTGTCCGCCGCGTTGGGCGCATCGCTCGCGGCGCTTCCGGTGCGCGAAGCACGCGCCCAGCAGCTCACGCCCATCAAGTTCGTCCTCGACTGGAAGTTGCAGGGCATCCATGCCTGGTACTACCTCGCCGAAGACCGGGGCTACTTCGCCGCGGAAAAGCTCGCGGTGACGATCGACCAGGGAGACGGCTCGGCAGCGGCCGTGACCAAGGTGATGGCCGGGGCCTACGACGCGGGCTTCGGCGACGTGAATGCGGTCATCCAGAACGCGGCCGCCAAGCCCGGTGCCGCGCCCGTGATGGTCTACATGGTCTACAACCGCGCGCCGTTCGCGCTCATCGTGAAGGCGGGCAGCCCCATCAGGACCCTCAAGGACCTTGAGGGCCGCACGTTGGGCTCGCCGGCCGGCGGCGCCGCGCAACGCATGTTCCCGCTGATGGCGGCCCGCAACGGCGTGGACGCGGGCAAGGTCAAGTGGACCAGCATGGCGCCCAACCTGCAGGAGCAGATGCTGCTGAAGGACCACGTCGAGGGCTCGGCCGTGTTCTCGGTGACCAGCTACATGAACCTGGTGGCGCAGGGCGTGGACCCGGACAAGGACATCCGCTGGTTCCACTACGGAGACCACGGCGTCGACCTGTACGGCAACGGCGTGCTGGTGTCCCGCCAGTTGCTCAGGGACAAGCCGCAGGCCGTGGCCGGGCTGGTGCGTGCCGTCAACAAGGCGGTGCGCGACACCGTGGCCGACCCCGACGCGGCCATTGCCGCGTTGATGAAGCGCGAGCCGCTGCTCAACCAGGCGCTGGAGAAGCGGCGCCTGCTCTACACGCTTCGCACCGTGATGCTGACGCCCGAGGTTGGCACCGGCGGCATCGGTGACGTGAACGACGAGCGCATGACGCGTGCCATCGGGCAGGTGAAGGAAGCGTTCGAACTGGCGAATGCACCGACCGCAGGCGAGGTCTTCGACCGGCGCTTCCTGCCACCGCTTGCGGAGCGCAAGATCGCTGCGCCCTGA
- a CDS encoding amidohydrolase family protein, whose amino-acid sequence MSARMHEGPLDCAWLLADPGAQPAQSDVRIELEGGCIRSIAPLAEEAVAGTGTPRLLALPALTNAHDHARTFRSATLGAFGQPLEGWLPFLGVVPGMDPYLCAATSFARSVRHGVANLMVHYTRVQGGMAYVDEARAVARAARDVGVRIGFAIAMRDRHGIAYCDDASVLAALRPGIRHAVAERLAVKPVAPAQQLALVDEVARMVEEDGHGGHATVQYGPTAVQWCSTPLLEAIAQASADTGRPVHMHLLETRYQRDWADANHPGGIVRFLDDIGLLGPRLTLAHCAWARPEELALIAERGATIAVNTSSNLGLKSGIAPVPEMLRHGCRVAMGLDGMAFDEDDDALREMRLAYSLHRGWGYDTTMTRDQLWAFAARNGPRSVRGGLAGGGSIVPGAAADLVLLDWDALDDDAVFAETDPLDLLLARGNGRHIAKVLVGGRAVVDAGRVQGVDEPALRTELLARMRGALVADAAGALSWRETVKALAEDLGPFYRRGRMGGCCG is encoded by the coding sequence ATGTCCGCTCGCATGCACGAAGGCCCGCTCGACTGCGCATGGCTGCTGGCCGATCCCGGCGCGCAGCCTGCGCAGTCGGATGTGCGCATCGAGCTGGAGGGCGGCTGCATCCGGTCGATCGCGCCGCTGGCGGAAGAGGCCGTCGCCGGCACGGGCACGCCGCGCCTGCTCGCGCTGCCGGCGCTGACCAACGCGCACGATCATGCGCGCACCTTCCGCAGCGCCACGCTGGGCGCCTTCGGCCAGCCGCTCGAAGGCTGGCTGCCGTTCCTGGGCGTGGTGCCGGGCATGGACCCGTACCTTTGCGCCGCGACCTCGTTCGCGCGTTCGGTGCGGCATGGCGTGGCGAACCTGATGGTCCACTACACGCGCGTGCAGGGCGGCATGGCCTATGTCGACGAGGCTAGGGCGGTGGCGCGCGCGGCGCGTGACGTCGGCGTGCGCATCGGCTTCGCCATCGCCATGCGCGACCGCCACGGCATTGCCTACTGCGATGACGCGAGCGTGCTGGCGGCACTGCGCCCCGGCATCCGCCATGCAGTGGCCGAACGGCTGGCGGTGAAGCCGGTGGCGCCCGCGCAGCAGCTTGCGCTGGTCGACGAGGTCGCGCGCATGGTGGAAGAGGACGGCCATGGCGGCCACGCGACCGTCCAGTACGGCCCGACGGCGGTGCAGTGGTGCAGCACGCCGCTGCTCGAGGCAATTGCGCAGGCATCGGCCGACACGGGCCGGCCTGTTCACATGCACCTGCTCGAAACGCGCTACCAGCGCGACTGGGCCGATGCCAACCACCCCGGCGGCATCGTCCGTTTTCTCGACGACATCGGCCTGCTGGGCCCGCGCCTCACGCTCGCGCACTGCGCCTGGGCGCGGCCCGAGGAACTGGCGCTGATTGCCGAGCGCGGCGCGACGATCGCGGTCAACACCAGCTCCAACCTGGGGCTCAAGTCGGGCATTGCGCCGGTGCCCGAGATGCTGCGACATGGCTGCCGCGTGGCCATGGGCCTGGACGGCATGGCCTTCGATGAAGACGACGACGCGCTGCGCGAGATGCGGCTGGCGTACTCGCTGCACCGCGGCTGGGGCTACGACACCACGATGACGCGCGACCAGCTCTGGGCCTTTGCCGCGCGCAACGGTCCGCGCAGCGTGCGCGGCGGGCTGGCCGGCGGCGGCAGCATCGTGCCCGGCGCCGCGGCCGACCTGGTGCTGCTGGACTGGGATGCGCTCGACGACGACGCGGTCTTCGCCGAGACGGATCCGCTCGACCTGCTGCTGGCGCGGGGCAACGGCCGCCACATTGCCAAGGTGCTGGTAGGCGGGCGCGCGGTGGTCGATGCGGGCCGCGTGCAGGGCGTCGACGAGCCCGCGCTGCGCACCGAACTGCTGGCGCGCATGCGCGGCGCACTGGTGGCGGATGCTGCCGGCGCCTTGTCGTGGCGCGAGACCGTCAAGGCGCTGGCCGAGGACCTCGGGCCGTTCTACCGGCGCGGGCGGATGGGTGGCTGCTGCGGCTAG
- a CDS encoding DUF4124 domain-containing protein: MHDARDDHGKPIRLLASASFFLAVSSFCGALQAQPQKVEGASPGIYTCTDARGRTLTADRPIAECTDREQRELNPSGSVRRKVEPTYTARELQEREDRAREAAIQTARLTDERRRERALLVRYPNLATHDRERSEALAQIDAVTQAARKRIAELSEDRKKIDEEMEFYKQDTSKAPGAVRRKLEDNTQSVVVQNRFIAEQEEEKKRVNARFDEERTRLKTLWSPQNGGNPR, from the coding sequence ATGCACGACGCACGCGACGATCACGGCAAGCCGATCCGCCTGCTGGCGTCGGCTTCTTTCTTCCTGGCGGTTTCTTCGTTCTGCGGCGCCTTGCAAGCGCAACCGCAGAAAGTGGAAGGAGCCTCCCCCGGTATCTACACCTGCACCGACGCCCGCGGCCGCACGCTGACGGCCGACCGGCCGATTGCCGAGTGCACCGACCGCGAGCAGCGCGAGCTGAACCCGAGCGGCTCGGTGCGCCGCAAGGTCGAGCCGACCTACACCGCGCGCGAGCTGCAGGAGCGCGAAGACCGTGCCCGCGAAGCCGCCATCCAGACCGCGCGCCTGACCGACGAGCGGCGCCGCGAACGCGCGCTGCTGGTGCGCTACCCGAACCTCGCCACGCACGACCGCGAACGCAGCGAGGCGCTCGCGCAAATCGACGCGGTGACTCAGGCGGCGCGCAAGCGCATCGCCGAGCTGAGCGAAGACCGCAAGAAGATCGACGAGGAGATGGAGTTCTACAAGCAGGACACCAGCAAGGCGCCGGGCGCGGTGCGCCGCAAGCTCGAAGACAACACGCAGAGCGTGGTGGTGCAGAACCGCTTCATTGCGGAGCAGGAAGAAGAGAAGAAGCGGGTGAATGCGCGCTTCGACGAAGAGCGCACGCGTCTGAAGACGCTCTGGTCGCCGCAGAACGGCGGCAACCCCCGCTGA
- a CDS encoding rod shape-determining protein, whose protein sequence is MFGAFRRYFSTDLAIDLGTANTLIFARNKGIVLDEPSVVAIRHEGGPHGKKVIQAVGREAKAMLGKVPGNIEAIRPMKDGVIADFVITEQMIKQFIKMVHPRTLLTPSPRIIICVPCGSTQVERRAIKDAAEAAGATSVYLIEEPMAAAIGAGLPVSEASGSMVVDIGGGTTEVGVISLGGMVYKGSVRVGGDRFDEAIINYIRRNYGMLIGEPTAEVIKKNIGSAFPGSEVKEMEVKGRNLSEGVPRSFTISSNEVLEALTDPLNNIVSAVKNALEQTPPELGADIAERGMMLTGGGALLRDLDRLLAEETGLPVLVAEDPLTCVVRGCGIALERMDRLGSIFTSE, encoded by the coding sequence ATGTTTGGAGCTTTCCGTCGGTACTTTTCCACCGACCTTGCGATCGACCTCGGCACCGCCAACACCCTGATATTTGCCCGTAACAAGGGCATCGTGCTGGACGAGCCCTCGGTTGTCGCCATTCGCCACGAAGGTGGCCCCCACGGCAAGAAGGTGATCCAGGCTGTCGGCCGCGAGGCCAAGGCCATGCTGGGCAAGGTGCCTGGCAACATCGAGGCGATCCGCCCGATGAAGGACGGCGTCATTGCCGACTTCGTGATCACCGAGCAGATGATCAAGCAGTTCATCAAGATGGTGCACCCGCGCACGCTGCTCACGCCGAGCCCGCGCATCATCATCTGCGTGCCCTGCGGCTCCACCCAGGTCGAGCGCCGCGCCATCAAGGACGCGGCCGAAGCAGCTGGCGCCACCTCCGTCTACCTCATCGAAGAACCCATGGCCGCGGCCATCGGCGCGGGCCTCCCCGTCAGTGAAGCCTCGGGCTCGATGGTGGTGGACATCGGCGGCGGCACCACCGAAGTGGGCGTCATCAGCCTGGGCGGCATGGTCTACAAGGGCTCGGTGCGCGTCGGCGGCGACCGCTTCGACGAAGCCATCATCAATTACATCCGCCGCAACTACGGCATGCTGATCGGCGAGCCGACGGCCGAAGTCATCAAGAAGAACATCGGCTCGGCCTTCCCGGGCTCCGAAGTCAAGGAAATGGAAGTCAAGGGCCGCAACCTTTCCGAAGGCGTGCCGCGCAGCTTCACCATCAGCAGCAACGAAGTGCTGGAAGCCCTGACCGATCCGCTCAACAACATCGTCTCGGCCGTGAAGAACGCGCTGGAACAGACTCCGCCCGAGCTGGGCGCCGACATCGCCGAGCGCGGCATGATGCTGACCGGTGGCGGCGCCTTGCTGCGCGACCTCGACCGCCTGCTGGCCGAGGAAACCGGCCTGCCGGTGCTGGTGGCCGAAGACCCGCTGACCTGTGTGGTGCGCGGCTGCGGTATCGCCCTGGAGCGCATGGATCGCCTGGGCAGCATCTTCACGAGCGAGTAA
- the gatB gene encoding Asp-tRNA(Asn)/Glu-tRNA(Gln) amidotransferase subunit GatB: MSETVNTFEAQQQGRPTGPLVRGYEVIIGFETHAQLSTASKIFSRASTAFGAEPNTQACAVDLALPGTLPVMNKGAVERAIKLGLALGSHIAPRSVFARKNYFYPDLPKGYQISQFEIPVVQGGSVSFFLGEEQKTVRLVRAHLEEDAGKSLHEDFIGQSGIDLNRAGTPLLEIVTEPDMRSTAEAVAYAKELHKIVTWIGICDGNMQEGSFRCDANVSVRKPGDKLGTRREIKNLNSFKHMQQAIDYEIRWQIEEIEDGRKIEQATVLFNEGTGETRAMRAKEDSADYRYFPDPDLPPLVIAADWIERVKATMPELPRAMADRYVRDHGLSEYDAAQLTQSAALAAYFDEAVNAGATPKLASNWITGEMARRLNAAEIGIEAAPVKAQQLAQLVKRIADGTLPNNAARQVFEALWTGEGSDVDAIIEAKDLKPMNDTGALDKILDEVIAKNAKNVEEYRGGKEKALNALVGQVMKASGGKANPAQVTELLKAKLG; the protein is encoded by the coding sequence ATGAGCGAGACCGTGAACACATTCGAAGCACAACAGCAGGGCCGCCCGACCGGTCCGCTGGTGCGCGGCTATGAAGTCATCATCGGCTTCGAGACGCACGCCCAGCTGTCGACCGCGAGCAAGATCTTCAGCCGCGCCTCCACCGCCTTCGGCGCCGAGCCCAACACGCAGGCCTGCGCGGTCGACCTGGCGCTGCCCGGCACGCTGCCCGTGATGAACAAGGGCGCCGTCGAACGCGCCATCAAGCTCGGCCTGGCGCTGGGCTCGCACATCGCGCCGCGCAGCGTGTTCGCACGCAAGAACTACTTCTACCCCGACCTGCCCAAGGGCTACCAGATCAGCCAGTTCGAGATCCCGGTCGTGCAGGGCGGCTCGGTGTCGTTCTTCCTCGGCGAAGAACAGAAGACCGTGCGCCTCGTGCGTGCCCACCTCGAGGAAGACGCGGGCAAGTCGCTGCACGAAGACTTCATCGGCCAGAGCGGCATCGACCTGAACCGCGCCGGCACGCCGCTGCTTGAAATAGTGACCGAGCCCGACATGCGCTCCACCGCCGAGGCCGTGGCCTATGCGAAGGAGCTGCACAAGATCGTCACGTGGATCGGCATCTGCGACGGCAACATGCAGGAAGGCAGTTTCCGCTGCGACGCCAACGTGTCGGTGCGCAAGCCCGGCGACAAGCTCGGCACGCGCCGCGAGATCAAGAACCTGAACAGCTTCAAGCACATGCAGCAGGCGATCGACTACGAGATCCGCTGGCAGATCGAAGAGATCGAGGACGGCCGCAAGATCGAGCAGGCCACCGTGCTGTTCAACGAAGGCACCGGCGAGACGCGCGCGATGCGCGCCAAGGAAGACTCGGCCGACTACCGTTACTTCCCTGACCCCGACCTGCCCCCGCTGGTCATCGCCGCCGACTGGATCGAGCGCGTGAAGGCCACCATGCCCGAACTGCCGCGCGCGATGGCCGATCGCTACGTGCGCGACCACGGCCTGTCGGAATACGACGCGGCGCAGCTCACGCAGAGCGCCGCGCTCGCCGCCTACTTCGACGAGGCCGTGAACGCAGGCGCCACGCCCAAGCTTGCGAGCAACTGGATCACAGGCGAAATGGCGCGCCGCCTGAACGCCGCCGAGATCGGAATCGAAGCCGCCCCCGTGAAGGCGCAGCAACTGGCTCAACTGGTGAAGCGCATCGCCGACGGTACGCTGCCGAACAACGCCGCGCGCCAGGTGTTCGAAGCCCTGTGGACCGGCGAAGGCAGCGATGTCGATGCGATCATCGAGGCCAAAGACCTGAAGCCGATGAACGACACCGGCGCGCTCGACAAGATCCTCGACGAAGTGATCGCGAAGAACGCCAAGAACGTCGAGGAATACCGCGGCGGCAAGGAGAAGGCGCTCAACGCCCTCGTGGGTCAGGTCATGAAGGCCAGCGGCGGCAAGGCCAACCCGGCGCAGGTCACCGAGCTGCTGAAAGCCAAGCTGGGCTGA
- the pyrE gene encoding orotate phosphoribosyltransferase yields MAVDGEKSSAVAQDFVQFALDAGVLRFGEFKTKAGRMSPYFFNSGLFDDGGKIARLAGFYADRLIESGLEFDMIFGPAYKGIPLGATVAAELARRGRNYPFAYNRKEAKAHGEGGNLVGAPLKGRVLIVDDVMSAGTAVRESIAAIQAAGATPHAVAIALDRQEKATENGVDVDHSAVQYVRNQLGLSVIAIATLDDLLSYLSGNAAADLGAHRERVLAYRTRYGATS; encoded by the coding sequence ATGGCTGTAGATGGTGAGAAAAGCAGCGCGGTCGCACAGGACTTCGTCCAGTTTGCGTTGGATGCCGGCGTGCTGCGCTTTGGCGAATTCAAGACCAAGGCCGGTCGGATGAGCCCCTATTTCTTCAACTCGGGGCTCTTCGACGACGGCGGCAAGATCGCCCGGCTCGCCGGATTCTATGCAGACCGGCTGATCGAAAGCGGGCTTGAATTCGACATGATCTTCGGCCCCGCCTACAAGGGCATTCCGCTGGGCGCCACGGTGGCCGCGGAGCTGGCCCGGCGCGGGCGCAACTACCCCTTTGCCTACAACCGCAAGGAAGCCAAGGCACACGGCGAAGGCGGCAACCTGGTGGGCGCGCCGCTCAAGGGCCGCGTGCTGATCGTCGACGACGTGATGTCGGCCGGCACCGCGGTGCGCGAGTCGATCGCGGCAATCCAGGCGGCCGGCGCCACACCGCATGCGGTGGCCATTGCGCTCGACCGGCAGGAAAAGGCCACCGAGAACGGTGTCGACGTGGATCACAGCGCCGTGCAGTACGTGCGCAACCAGCTCGGCCTGTCGGTGATTGCCATCGCCACGCTGGACGACCTGCTGAGCTACCTCTCGGGCAACGCTGCCGCCGACCTGGGCGCGCACCGCGAACGCGTGCTGGCCTACCGCACGCGCTACGGCGCCACCAGCTGA
- a CDS encoding ABC transporter permease, which yields MIAPLARQRLLSAGALVGFFVLWEVVCLAFGVSDLILPRPSQIAAVLIQKMPLLWPHTVQTLYTTLAGFVLGVGAGIVIGVMIGSSKLAYDVTYPLLVGFSSIPKVAVVPLFVVWFGAGTVPAILTSMVISIFPVVVNVATGLASTEPELEDVLRVLGARKRDILWNVGLPRALPYLFASLKIAITLAFVGTVLSETVASNQGIGTVMMIASGNFDVPMVFAGLFLLAAMGVALYAVSSLVERRMTGWAQRKTDMAMA from the coding sequence ATGATCGCGCCGCTCGCACGGCAACGCCTGCTTTCCGCGGGCGCGCTCGTCGGCTTCTTCGTGCTCTGGGAGGTAGTGTGCCTGGCCTTCGGCGTGTCCGACCTGATCCTGCCGCGCCCGAGCCAGATTGCGGCGGTGCTGATCCAGAAGATGCCGCTGCTGTGGCCGCACACCGTGCAGACGCTCTACACCACGCTCGCCGGCTTCGTGCTGGGCGTGGGAGCGGGCATCGTCATCGGCGTGATGATCGGCTCTTCGAAGCTGGCCTACGACGTGACCTATCCGCTGCTGGTGGGGTTCTCCAGCATTCCGAAGGTGGCGGTGGTGCCGCTGTTCGTGGTGTGGTTCGGCGCGGGCACGGTGCCGGCGATCCTGACCTCGATGGTGATCAGCATCTTTCCGGTGGTGGTCAACGTGGCCACCGGCCTCGCGAGCACCGAGCCCGAGCTGGAGGACGTGCTGCGCGTGCTCGGCGCGAGGAAGCGCGACATTCTCTGGAACGTGGGCCTGCCGCGTGCGCTGCCCTACCTGTTCGCCTCGCTCAAGATCGCGATCACGCTGGCCTTCGTGGGCACCGTGCTGAGCGAGACGGTCGCGTCCAACCAGGGCATCGGCACGGTGATGATGATCGCCAGCGGCAACTTCGATGTGCCGATGGTGTTCGCCGGGCTCTTCCTGCTTGCGGCGATGGGGGTGGCGCTGTATGCCGTCTCCTCGCTGGTCGAGCGGCGCATGACGGGCTGGGCCCAGCGCAAGACCGACATGGCAATGGCATGA
- the gatC gene encoding Asp-tRNA(Asn)/Glu-tRNA(Gln) amidotransferase subunit GatC produces MSLSASDIARIASLARLQLASDESERMLSQINGFFDLVERMRSVDTTGVEPLAHPVAALEDITLRLRDDVVSEPNNREANQKSAPAVEAGLFLVPKVIE; encoded by the coding sequence ATGTCACTCTCCGCTTCCGATATTGCGCGCATTGCCTCGCTGGCGAGGCTGCAGCTTGCCTCCGATGAAAGCGAGCGCATGCTCAGCCAGATCAACGGCTTTTTCGATTTAGTCGAACGTATGCGTTCCGTGGACACCACGGGCGTCGAGCCGCTGGCCCATCCGGTGGCCGCGCTCGAAGACATCACGCTGCGCCTGCGCGACGACGTGGTGAGCGAACCCAATAACCGCGAAGCCAACCAGAAGAGCGCCCCGGCCGTCGAAGCCGGTCTGTTTCTCGTGCCGAAGGTGATCGAATAA
- a CDS encoding DUF3830 family protein: MSDLVHITAGGLRFVAQTHPDAPLTVAAFRRLLPYRQKLIHVRWSGEGCWVPLGDFQLGVGFENHTSHPSVGDILFYPGGYSETEIILAYGACSFASKMGTLAGNHFLTIVEGREQLRALGTKVLWEGAQDVLFEAI, translated from the coding sequence ATGAGCGATCTCGTCCATATCACCGCCGGCGGCCTGCGTTTCGTGGCGCAGACGCACCCCGACGCGCCGCTCACCGTCGCGGCTTTCCGCCGGCTGCTGCCTTACCGGCAGAAGCTCATTCACGTGCGCTGGAGCGGCGAAGGCTGCTGGGTGCCGCTGGGCGACTTCCAGCTGGGCGTGGGCTTCGAGAACCACACCAGCCATCCGTCGGTGGGCGACATCCTGTTCTACCCCGGCGGCTACAGCGAGACCGAGATCATCCTGGCCTACGGCGCCTGCAGCTTCGCCAGCAAGATGGGCACGCTTGCGGGCAACCACTTCCTCACCATCGTCGAAGGGCGGGAGCAGCTGCGCGCGCTCGGCACCAAAGTGCTGTGGGAAGGCGCGCAGGACGTTCTCTTCGAAGCCATCTGA
- a CDS encoding exodeoxyribonuclease III → MFKLTSLNLNGLRSAATKGVADWVAELAPDCICMQEIRVQASDIEGRFEEMAGLKGHFHFAEKKGYAGTAIYTKHAPSQVVVGWGDAEFDAEGRYLELRFDTPKRKFSVISCYFPSGSSGEERQEAKFRFLKGFFPHLLALKKEREFVLCGDINIAHKEIDLKNWRGNQKNSGFLPEERAWMTKLLDVGAEGAGLVDVYRMLKPDTTGDAYTWWSNRGQAYANNVGWRLDYHLATPKTAALARTEQIYKTIKFSDHAPITVDYDFKL, encoded by the coding sequence GTGTTCAAACTGACCAGTCTCAATCTCAATGGCCTGCGTTCGGCCGCTACCAAAGGCGTGGCCGACTGGGTGGCCGAACTTGCGCCGGATTGTATTTGCATGCAGGAGATCCGCGTCCAGGCCAGCGACATCGAAGGCCGGTTCGAGGAAATGGCCGGCCTCAAGGGCCACTTCCACTTCGCCGAGAAAAAAGGCTACGCCGGCACCGCCATCTACACCAAGCACGCTCCGAGCCAGGTCGTGGTGGGCTGGGGCGACGCCGAGTTCGACGCCGAGGGCCGCTACCTCGAACTGCGCTTCGACACGCCCAAGCGCAAGTTCTCCGTCATCAGCTGCTACTTCCCGAGCGGCAGCTCGGGCGAGGAGCGGCAGGAGGCCAAGTTCCGCTTTCTCAAAGGCTTCTTTCCGCACCTGCTGGCACTGAAGAAAGAGCGCGAGTTCGTGCTGTGCGGCGACATCAACATCGCCCATAAAGAGATCGACCTGAAGAACTGGCGCGGCAACCAGAAGAACAGCGGCTTCCTGCCCGAAGAACGCGCCTGGATGACGAAGCTGCTCGACGTCGGCGCCGAGGGCGCAGGCCTGGTCGACGTGTACCGCATGCTCAAACCCGACACCACCGGCGATGCCTACACCTGGTGGAGCAACCGCGGCCAGGCCTATGCGAACAACGTGGGGTGGCGGCTCGACTACCACCTGGCCACGCCGAAGACCGCCGCGCTGGCGCGTACCGAGCAGATCTACAAGACCATCAAGTTCAGCGACCACGCGCCGATCACGGTGGACTACGACTTCAAGCTGTAA